CATTCAACCTACATCGGGAGAATTAGAAATCAACAATATATCCGTTACCGAAAAGGTGCAGGAAACCAAAAAACATGTCGCTTATATTCCAGAAACCGTAATGCTTTATCCTAATTTGACCGGACTGGAAAATCTTAAATTTTTCTCTTCTCTGGCTGGTTTCAAATATTCAAAAGGCGAGCTAACTTATTTTTTAAACAAAGCAGGTTTGCAAATTACCGCACACGATCAAAATCTGGGCGGATATTCAAAAGGGATGCGTCAAAAAGTGGGCATCGCCATTGCTATCGCTAAAAAAGCAAAAGTATTATTGTTGGATGAGCCAACGAGCGGACTTGACCCTAAAGCTTCAAATGAATTTTCGCAGATTTTAAAAGAACTTTCTGCTGATGGAACGGCCATATTAATGGCAACTCATGATATTTTCAGAGCCAGAGAAGTAGCTTCTCACATTGGCATTATGAAGCAGGGAAATTTAGTAACGGTGATCGAAGCAGATAAAATTTCGGCTAACGAACTTGAAGATTTGTACTTACAAACGGTTTAAGATGAAAAATATATTCTCTATCCTATTTTTAATAGGTCTTGTAAATCAGGTGCAGTCTCAAGAAATCAAAGGAAAAGTATTTGATGCCGCTTCAAAAGAAAGCCTAATAGGTGCCTCCGTTCAATTGTTAAATTCTGATCAAAAAGTGAAAACGGATCAAGACGGAAATTTTAAACTTGAAGGTCAAGGAACTTTAGAAATAACGGCTGAAGGTTATAAAACCATGCAAGTTAAAACCGCTGAGTTTTTAAATATTGCTTTAGAAATTGATCGTAATGAACTGCAAACAGTAGAAATTGTGGGACGATCGTCAAAAAAATACAACAGCGATTATTCGTTTGCTGCTACAAAAACGGCGACGCTTAACAAAGACATTCCGCAATCCATTTCTACTGTAACCAAAGAACTTATTGCTGATAAAGCCGCATTTTATCTGGCCGATGCTGTAAAAATGTCCAGCGGAGTAATTCCAGCCAGTTATTACAATCAATATACCATTCGAGGAATCAGCCAAAATGAAGAAGGACAGATCATTAACGGAATGCGAACACGCCAGTATTATTTTCTTCAGCCTTTAACAAGTAATATCGAACGTGTTGAAGTTATAAAAGGTCCGTCGAGTGCCACATTTTCCTCTGTCGATCCGGGCGGAAGTATCAATTTGGTTACGAAAAAACCACTTTCTGTTGATCGAAAAGAAATCAGCATGAGTGTGGGCAGTTTTAGTACACTTCGAGGAACACTAGATTTTACAGGACCTTTAAATGAATCAAAGACACTTTTATACCGCGTAAATGGAGCTTATCAGCAGGCAAAATCATTTCGTGATCTGGTGAACAATAAATCGTTTCTACTCTCACCCTCTTTCAGTTATATTCCGAATGAAAAAACGGCTATAAACACTGAATTGATTTTAAGTGACATGACTGGAATTCTGGATCGCGGACAACCTATTTTTGGTGCTGTTGCCGGAAAAACAAGTTTAAC
This is a stretch of genomic DNA from Flavobacterium endoglycinae. It encodes these proteins:
- a CDS encoding ABC transporter ATP-binding protein encodes the protein MLTATNLTKKYGDHIALNALNLTINEGEIFALLGQNGAGKTTTINLFLGFIQPTSGELEINNISVTEKVQETKKHVAYIPETVMLYPNLTGLENLKFFSSLAGFKYSKGELTYFLNKAGLQITAHDQNLGGYSKGMRQKVGIAIAIAKKAKVLLLDEPTSGLDPKASNEFSQILKELSADGTAILMATHDIFRAREVASHIGIMKQGNLVTVIEADKISANELEDLYLQTV